From the genome of Roseofilum capinflatum BLCC-M114, one region includes:
- the hpsP gene encoding hormogonium polysaccharide biosynthesis glycosyltransferase HpsP: MRVLQIVPSISLVYGGPSQMVKGLSAALSDAGIEVTILTTDSNGDTGEAPLDVPLDRPVEENGYHIRYFRCSPFRRYKFSLDLLNWLSEHASEYDIAHIHALFSPVSSAAATIARRKKLPYLMRPLGTLDPADLRKKRQLKRLYTALWEKPNIAGAAAIHFTSSIEAKISDRFGTDTPGVIVPLGVQLPQLPEPGKARANLNIPPDKPLILYMSRIDPKKGLDLLLPALETLVNEKFDFEFVLAGGNPQNTAYVEQIKQEIQSSPLASCTRFPGFVRGEEKAALLRDADLFVLPSYYENFGIAVAEAIASGTPVVISTGVYIWEDIQKSAAGWVCGCDVDSLTGSLRLALSDRQERLKRGAAGAEYANTHYSWPAIAQQMIEVYQQFL; the protein is encoded by the coding sequence ATGCGCGTTTTACAAATTGTTCCTTCGATTTCTCTGGTCTATGGTGGCCCCAGTCAGATGGTCAAAGGGTTGTCTGCGGCCTTGAGTGATGCGGGTATTGAAGTAACTATTCTAACTACAGATTCCAATGGCGATACGGGAGAAGCGCCTTTAGATGTGCCTCTAGACCGCCCTGTGGAAGAAAATGGTTATCACATTCGTTACTTTCGCTGCTCTCCCTTCCGACGCTACAAGTTTTCCCTAGATTTATTAAACTGGCTGTCTGAACATGCCTCAGAGTATGATATTGCCCATATTCATGCCCTGTTTTCTCCCGTCAGTTCGGCGGCAGCTACTATTGCCCGACGGAAAAAACTGCCTTATCTGATGCGTCCTTTGGGAACTTTAGACCCAGCAGATTTACGCAAAAAACGACAGCTTAAACGCCTCTATACGGCGCTCTGGGAAAAGCCTAATATTGCTGGAGCAGCCGCGATTCATTTTACCAGTAGTATTGAAGCGAAAATTTCCGATCGCTTCGGAACCGATACCCCAGGGGTAATTGTACCCTTGGGCGTACAACTGCCCCAACTGCCTGAACCGGGAAAAGCCAGAGCCAACCTGAACATCCCCCCAGATAAACCCCTGATTCTCTATATGTCCAGAATCGACCCGAAAAAGGGCTTAGATTTGCTCCTGCCTGCCCTGGAAACCCTGGTGAATGAAAAATTTGACTTTGAGTTCGTTTTAGCGGGCGGAAATCCACAAAATACTGCCTATGTGGAGCAAATTAAACAGGAGATCCAGTCCTCGCCTTTAGCCTCTTGTACCCGGTTTCCGGGGTTTGTCCGGGGAGAGGAAAAAGCAGCACTGTTGCGGGATGCGGATCTGTTCGTGCTGCCTTCCTATTATGAGAATTTTGGCATTGCTGTTGCTGAAGCGATCGCCTCCGGAACCCCTGTCGTCATCTCCACAGGGGTTTATATTTGGGAAGATATCCAAAAATCGGCGGCTGGATGGGTGTGTGGTTGCGATGTCGATTCGTTAACTGGTAGTTTACGATTGGCTCTGAGCGATCGCCAAGAACGGCTGAAACGGGGAGCAGCCGGCGCAGAATATGCAAACACTCACTATAGCTGGCCGGCGATCGCCCAACAAATGATCGAGGTTTACCAACAATTTCTTTAA
- a CDS encoding RNA polymerase sigma factor, RpoD/SigA family, with protein MPKTMTKTQTKPPTYTADMVRTYLHEIGRIPLLTHEQEIVLGKQVQHMMQLMEVKEEQEAELDRPISDQEWADRVELDPQELDRIVKQGQRAKQKMIEANLRLVVAIAKKYQKRNMEFLDLIQEGTLGLERGVEKFDPMRGYKFSTYAYWWIRQAITRAIAQQGRTIRLPIHITEKLNKIKKIQRELSQQLGRSATPTEIGKALDLKPAQIREYLTLSRQPVSLDLRVGDNQDTELQELLEDDGISPEHYATQELLRQDLHHLIADLTPQQQEVLNLRFGLTDGHELSLSQVGQRMSLSRERVRQLERQALTYLRRHRGLVREYLAS; from the coding sequence ATGCCTAAGACCATGACCAAGACGCAAACTAAGCCTCCGACCTATACGGCAGATATGGTAAGGACATACTTACATGAAATCGGTCGTATTCCTCTGTTAACCCACGAGCAAGAGATTGTATTGGGTAAACAGGTTCAGCATATGATGCAGTTGATGGAAGTTAAAGAGGAGCAAGAAGCCGAACTCGATCGCCCCATTAGCGACCAGGAATGGGCAGATCGAGTGGAGTTAGATCCTCAAGAGTTGGATCGCATTGTCAAGCAAGGTCAAAGAGCCAAACAAAAAATGATTGAAGCGAACTTGCGTCTGGTGGTGGCGATCGCCAAAAAATACCAGAAACGAAATATGGAGTTTCTGGATTTAATCCAAGAAGGAACCCTGGGCCTAGAACGGGGAGTGGAAAAATTTGACCCCATGAGGGGTTATAAATTCTCAACTTATGCCTATTGGTGGATTCGCCAAGCCATTACGCGGGCGATCGCTCAACAGGGTCGCACGATTCGCCTGCCGATCCACATTACGGAGAAACTCAACAAAATCAAAAAAATACAACGAGAACTCTCCCAACAGCTTGGTCGCAGTGCAACTCCCACGGAAATTGGCAAAGCTTTAGACCTCAAACCCGCTCAAATCCGTGAATATCTCACCCTCTCCCGTCAACCGGTCTCCCTAGACCTACGGGTAGGAGATAATCAAGATACGGAACTGCAAGAACTCTTGGAAGACGATGGCATTTCTCCAGAACACTATGCCACTCAAGAACTCCTGCGCCAAGATCTACACCATCTCATTGCTGACCTGACCCCTCAACAACAAGAGGTGTTGAACTTGCGCTTTGGACTCACCGATGGTCATGAGTTATCCCTGTCTCAAGTGGGTCAACGCATGAGTTTAAGTCGCGAACGAGTCCGCCAACTGGAAAGACAAGCCTTAACCTACTTACGTCGCCATCGGGGTTTGGTTCGTGAGTATTTGGCCAGCTAA
- a CDS encoding polysaccharide deacetylase family protein, translating into MLNLETTKISLFGFHDVVESSTNYGLDYENKKLEKFLEYLCKNDYWFLSTDDLKAYFLERSQKIPQKYIGKKAVLISFDDGYKSMYTQVLPLLRKLSQKYHKQLTVTLFVNSRFMTHEKSKKYATCEELKQGIESDFFDIQSHGWRHRRLTHLDPDQLTIELSKGQSILRSCLDDQANSHYSKTVSHIAYAYNDFNPSIQNSVARYYQSGYLYNHQIFKLGYNQNPYTLPRVRVTQKDTPEDLIKIAEFSSELTQNPQSYTGRMFFNIFADFL; encoded by the coding sequence ATGCTTAATCTAGAGACCACAAAAATCTCCTTGTTTGGATTTCATGATGTTGTCGAATCTTCCACGAATTATGGGTTAGATTACGAAAATAAAAAGTTAGAAAAATTCTTAGAATATCTGTGTAAAAATGATTATTGGTTTTTATCTACCGATGATCTTAAAGCCTATTTTTTAGAACGGTCACAAAAAATTCCGCAAAAATATATCGGTAAAAAGGCAGTTCTTATCTCATTTGATGATGGATACAAAAGCATGTATACTCAAGTCCTCCCTTTACTCAGAAAACTTTCTCAAAAATATCATAAGCAATTAACAGTAACTCTATTTGTAAATTCAAGGTTTATGACTCATGAAAAATCAAAAAAGTATGCAACTTGCGAAGAACTAAAACAAGGAATAGAAAGTGATTTTTTTGATATTCAATCTCATGGATGGAGACATCGAAGATTAACACACTTAGATCCCGATCAATTAACCATAGAGTTATCCAAAGGTCAAAGCATTTTAAGATCCTGTCTTGACGATCAAGCTAATTCCCATTATTCCAAGACTGTATCTCATATTGCTTACGCTTATAATGACTTCAATCCTTCGATCCAAAATTCTGTAGCCAGATATTATCAATCAGGATATCTATACAATCACCAAATTTTTAAGTTAGGTTATAATCAAAATCCGTATACTCTACCAAGAGTTCGAGTAACTCAAAAAGATACGCCAGAGGATTTAATAAAAATTGCAGAATTTTCTTCTGAACTTACTCAAAATCCTCAATCTTATACAGGAAGGATGTTTTTTAATATTTTTGCTGATTTTTTGTAA
- a CDS encoding acyltransferase family protein, translating into MANQPNQTGQRINWIDQIKGLAIFGILLFHFFQNYPERIPLVVTLDKLGAKVGFAAVDIFFVMAGFNITYVMARKNLLPTIHFDWRSWLIKRLNRLYPTYLLAVVFSLILYFILSYPQKYIFPDFLLSVVGLAGYTFQSINPGFWFFTVILQAYLVTPLIFRISQSKPIILLIVTLFLGVVTKVLCFNTDTSSDLYWYLLQNDFLGSYIFQFGLGLYWGIIYFYHDGFRKIDYWWTLLVFLLGFIVYIYLGKLGFDFRYMLGFDMLFTPLFFVALRSLLVWLDKRKKMKPVVWLLSFFSLLGLYSYQIYLIHQPLFFVIFRQLNKYVSIPTYPKILFFMLSMAILLWGYTGLFVFCDRQLRKWIKG; encoded by the coding sequence ATGGCTAATCAACCTAATCAAACAGGACAGCGAATCAATTGGATTGACCAAATTAAAGGTCTAGCAATTTTCGGTATTTTACTTTTTCATTTTTTCCAGAATTATCCTGAGCGTATCCCCTTAGTCGTCACCCTTGACAAACTAGGTGCTAAAGTGGGTTTTGCTGCTGTTGATATCTTTTTTGTCATGGCTGGATTTAATATTACTTATGTCATGGCCAGGAAAAATTTACTTCCTACGATTCATTTTGACTGGAGATCGTGGCTAATCAAGCGGTTAAATCGCCTTTATCCCACCTATTTATTGGCTGTTGTTTTTAGTTTAATTTTATATTTTATTCTGTCCTATCCTCAAAAATATATTTTTCCAGATTTTTTGCTAAGTGTAGTGGGTTTAGCAGGTTATACCTTCCAATCTATTAATCCTGGATTTTGGTTTTTTACGGTTATTTTACAAGCCTACTTAGTTACGCCACTTATTTTCCGCATTTCTCAGAGTAAACCGATAATACTTCTGATTGTAACTCTATTTTTAGGGGTGGTAACTAAAGTGCTGTGTTTTAATACAGATACAAGCTCAGATCTGTATTGGTACTTATTGCAGAATGATTTTCTGGGAAGTTATATTTTTCAATTTGGCTTGGGATTGTATTGGGGGATTATCTATTTCTACCATGATGGATTTAGAAAGATAGATTACTGGTGGACTTTACTTGTCTTTTTGCTGGGATTTATTGTTTATATTTACTTAGGAAAATTAGGCTTTGATTTTCGCTATATGCTCGGTTTTGACATGCTGTTTACTCCGTTATTTTTTGTTGCACTTCGGAGTCTGTTGGTATGGTTGGACAAAAGAAAAAAAATGAAACCTGTTGTTTGGCTGTTGAGTTTCTTTTCTTTGTTAGGTCTATATTCGTATCAAATATACCTAATTCATCAACCCTTATTTTTCGTAATCTTTCGTCAACTTAATAAATATGTTAGTATACCCACTTATCCAAAAATATTGTTTTTTATGCTAAGTATGGCTATACTCTTATGGGGATATACGGGTTTATTTGTGTTTTGCGATCGTCAACTCAGAAAGTGGATCAAGGGATAA
- a CDS encoding phasin family protein, which yields MPGLGDFVKKAFYMGVGVASYAGERAGTAISDLRPQAQKLANEMVERGEITAEEARRMVEEIVNRAQQQVNEQAEEANVEDKPKEPRRIEILDDDDPDLSTDEEVQVNHLRDQVNQLKEELKRLQQD from the coding sequence ATGCCAGGTTTAGGAGATTTCGTCAAGAAAGCATTCTATATGGGAGTTGGGGTGGCATCCTATGCAGGGGAAAGGGCCGGAACGGCCATCTCTGATTTGCGTCCCCAGGCCCAGAAACTGGCGAACGAAATGGTAGAGCGGGGCGAAATCACGGCGGAAGAAGCTCGACGGATGGTCGAAGAAATCGTCAACCGCGCTCAACAGCAGGTTAATGAACAAGCTGAAGAAGCCAATGTAGAGGATAAACCAAAAGAACCTCGCCGGATTGAGATTCTAGACGATGACGATCCCGATCTTTCCACAGATGAAGAAGTTCAAGTCAATCATTTACGAGATCAGGTGAATCAACTTAAAGAAGAACTGAAGCGACTCCAGCAAGATTAA
- a CDS encoding ribulose bisphosphate carboxylase small subunit, which yields MNYYIAPRFLNKVAIHISKNFLDLPQVPVPLILGIHGRKGEGKTFQCELIFQKMGVEVVHMSAGELESPDAGDPSRLIRLRYREAAERIKVRGKMTALMINDLDAGAGRLDERTQYTVNTQLVHGTLMNIADRPTDVQLPGSYDPTPLHRVPIIVTGNDFSTLYAPLIRDGRMDKFYWEPDRQDKLSIVKGIFAPDRLPHGTIEPLIDRFPDQSIDFFAVLRSRLYDEQILNLIETVGYDQIGKRLVNSKEKLPEFPSQTWSLDQLLQTAEQLQQQQHHINRLKLSQTYQPSPPPTTAPSPTVAENLPQKSPPLHLPSEITQQVQQILDGGYSLAVEMADSRRFRTGSWQNGGPISAQSLPEAIAQLSHILAEHPQEYIRLIAIDRQRKQRILETLIQKP from the coding sequence ATGAATTATTATATTGCCCCTCGATTTCTCAATAAAGTTGCCATCCATATTAGTAAAAATTTCCTCGACTTACCCCAAGTGCCCGTTCCTCTCATTCTAGGGATTCACGGACGCAAGGGAGAAGGAAAAACCTTTCAATGTGAATTAATCTTTCAGAAAATGGGCGTGGAAGTTGTCCATATGTCGGCTGGAGAATTAGAAAGTCCAGATGCAGGCGATCCATCTCGGTTAATTCGATTGCGCTATCGGGAAGCAGCAGAACGGATTAAAGTCCGAGGAAAAATGACCGCATTAATGATTAATGATTTGGATGCGGGAGCCGGTCGTTTAGATGAGCGTACCCAATATACCGTCAATACCCAATTAGTGCATGGCACATTAATGAATATTGCCGATCGCCCCACAGATGTACAACTTCCAGGAAGCTACGACCCCACCCCCCTGCACCGCGTCCCCATTATTGTTACCGGAAACGACTTTTCCACCCTCTACGCTCCCCTGATTCGGGATGGACGGATGGACAAATTTTATTGGGAACCCGATCGCCAAGATAAACTAAGCATTGTTAAGGGTATCTTTGCCCCGGATCGTCTTCCCCATGGCACGATTGAACCCTTAATAGATCGGTTTCCTGACCAATCCATTGATTTCTTCGCCGTACTGCGATCGCGCCTGTATGATGAACAAATTTTAAACCTGATCGAAACCGTCGGTTATGACCAAATTGGCAAGCGCTTGGTCAATAGTAAAGAAAAACTCCCCGAATTTCCCAGCCAAACTTGGAGTTTAGACCAACTGCTGCAAACAGCAGAACAATTGCAACAACAACAGCACCATATTAACCGGCTGAAATTATCCCAAACCTACCAACCGAGTCCACCACCAACAACAGCACCCTCCCCCACAGTGGCGGAGAATTTACCCCAAAAGTCCCCTCCTCTTCATCTCCCCTCAGAGATTACCCAACAAGTGCAACAGATTCTCGATGGAGGCTATAGTTTAGCCGTGGAAATGGCTGATTCTCGGAGATTTAGGACAGGATCGTGGCAAAATGGCGGGCCCATATCGGCTCAAAGTCTGCCAGAGGCGATCGCCCAACTGAGCCATATTTTAGCAGAGCATCCCCAAGAGTACATCCGCTTAATTGCCATCGACCGTCAACGCAAACAGCGCATCCTAGAAACCCTGATTCAAAAACCTTGA
- a CDS encoding MFS transporter — translation MTSPSKIEAVSDRAAHQTSHSENNTKTIILAGVVGNVIEWYDFALYGYLAPVISLLFFPHNNELVSLLQTYGVFAAGFIMRPLGAGIFGYIGDRVSRRTELFISVILMAIPTFLLGLLPTYKQIGVAAPIILILLRLVQGLSVGGEFTGSVTYVAETAPQTRRGFTTSFVNVGSTIGLLLGLGIVTLMTHLLSEADLHNWGWRLPFLFGGILGLTGLYIRTNLPDSEVFEEHQQERQVPLLKALRQSLVPMVQAMFYAGAYSATYYIVMVYIPTYLDRFSDMPRSSVLGVNVVALAIQIGLLPLFGWLSDSTLRRKSLLLLTTLGLGLLSFPGFWLLLQPNNYEVWLAQILLAISIVPLLATSPVMMVELFPTETRLTAYSLSFNLGASIMGGTSLLVCTWLINISGNVYAPALYLVFSLVISAIALGFMSDRSREPLR, via the coding sequence GTGACATCACCATCTAAAATTGAAGCCGTCAGCGATCGGGCAGCTCACCAGACGAGCCACAGCGAAAACAATACCAAAACGATTATTCTCGCGGGTGTGGTGGGAAATGTGATCGAATGGTATGACTTTGCCCTCTATGGCTATTTAGCTCCCGTCATTTCTCTGCTGTTTTTCCCCCATAACAATGAACTGGTTTCCCTACTACAAACCTATGGTGTGTTTGCAGCCGGGTTTATCATGCGACCTCTGGGGGCAGGAATCTTCGGTTATATTGGCGATCGCGTCAGTCGCCGCACCGAACTCTTTATTTCAGTCATCCTCATGGCCATTCCCACATTCCTGTTAGGTCTGTTGCCCACCTATAAACAGATTGGGGTTGCTGCACCAATTATATTAATTTTACTCAGATTAGTTCAAGGATTATCCGTAGGCGGTGAATTCACTGGATCGGTCACCTATGTCGCTGAAACCGCCCCTCAAACTCGGCGTGGCTTCACCACTAGCTTCGTCAATGTGGGGTCTACCATCGGATTATTATTAGGTTTAGGGATTGTTACCCTAATGACCCATCTCCTCTCTGAGGCCGATCTGCACAATTGGGGCTGGCGCTTGCCGTTCTTATTTGGCGGTATATTGGGATTGACTGGACTCTACATTCGTACAAATCTCCCCGATTCAGAAGTCTTTGAGGAACACCAACAAGAAAGACAAGTTCCCTTACTCAAGGCCCTAAGACAATCCCTAGTCCCTATGGTACAAGCGATGTTTTATGCCGGGGCCTATAGTGCTACCTATTACATTGTGATGGTCTATATCCCCACTTACTTGGATCGGTTCAGCGATATGCCCCGGAGCAGTGTTTTAGGCGTGAATGTGGTTGCCCTGGCTATTCAGATCGGGCTACTTCCCCTCTTCGGTTGGTTATCCGATAGTACCCTACGGCGTAAATCCTTGTTGTTGTTGACAACCCTGGGTCTGGGGTTATTGAGTTTTCCTGGATTTTGGCTGTTGTTGCAACCGAATAATTACGAGGTGTGGTTGGCTCAAATTCTATTAGCTATCTCAATTGTCCCCTTGTTAGCTACTTCCCCAGTAATGATGGTGGAATTGTTTCCCACAGAAACTCGCCTGACAGCCTATTCTCTCTCCTTCAACCTGGGCGCGAGTATTATGGGGGGAACGTCTCTGTTGGTGTGTACCTGGCTAATTAATATCAGTGGTAATGTTTACGCTCCTGCCCTTTATTTAGTGTTCAGCCTTGTCATTAGTGCGATCGCCTTGGGATTTATGAGCGATCGCAGCCGCGAACCCCTACGGTAG